The Corallococcus caeni genome includes a region encoding these proteins:
- the rsmA gene encoding 16S rRNA (adenine(1518)-N(6)/adenine(1519)-N(6))-dimethyltransferase RsmA: MDSPRDILKRHGLRAKHSWGQNFLGDPDALQSIADALALREGEPVVELGPGLGHLTRFLAATGARVTAVERDRDMVAVLEKEAIPGVRVVPGNAATVDFAQVAGAPEIALVGNLPYHLTSPILFQVLAQRAHISRAVFTLQKEVVVRLAAEPGNRDYGLLTVLLGLHFDVEQVLTLEAWRFHPPPKVDSAVLRLTRLKQPRAPLVDEARFTRLVKAGFAQRRKTLINSLKSDKGLAKPEAMLAALQTAGIDPGRRAETLSPEEFAAIERALGPVTAMAPPPPDAPEEDSSQE; encoded by the coding sequence GTGGATTCTCCGCGCGACATCCTCAAGCGCCACGGCCTGCGGGCCAAGCACAGCTGGGGACAGAACTTCCTCGGAGACCCGGACGCGCTCCAGTCCATCGCGGACGCGCTCGCGCTGCGCGAGGGCGAGCCCGTGGTGGAGCTGGGCCCGGGCCTGGGTCACCTCACGCGCTTCCTCGCCGCCACCGGCGCGCGCGTCACCGCCGTGGAGCGCGACCGCGACATGGTGGCCGTGCTGGAGAAGGAGGCCATCCCCGGCGTGCGCGTGGTGCCCGGCAACGCCGCCACGGTGGACTTCGCCCAGGTGGCCGGCGCGCCCGAAATCGCGCTCGTGGGCAACCTGCCGTACCACCTCACCAGCCCCATCCTCTTCCAGGTGCTCGCGCAGCGCGCCCACATCTCGCGCGCCGTCTTCACCCTCCAGAAGGAGGTCGTGGTGCGGCTGGCCGCGGAGCCCGGCAACCGCGACTACGGCCTGCTCACGGTGCTGCTCGGCCTGCACTTCGACGTGGAGCAGGTGCTCACGCTGGAGGCGTGGCGCTTCCATCCGCCCCCGAAGGTGGACTCCGCCGTGCTGCGCCTCACGCGGCTCAAGCAGCCCCGCGCGCCGCTGGTGGACGAGGCCCGCTTCACGCGGCTGGTGAAGGCCGGCTTCGCGCAGCGCCGCAAGACGCTGATCAACTCGCTCAAGTCCGACAAGGGCCTGGCGAAGCCGGAGGCGATGCTGGCCGCGCTGCAGACGGCGGGCATCGACCCGGGCCGCCGCGCGGAGACGCTCTCCCCGGAGGAGTTCGCCGCCATCGAGCGCGCCCTGGGCCCCGTCACCGCCATGGCGCCGCCGCCCCCGGACGCGCCGGAAGAGGACAGCTCACAGGAGTAG